TCCAATTTCGGCGGATCGGGCGGCAGCATCAAATCGCCCGCGCCACCCGGAGTCCCCATCGGTTTGGGCGTATCCAACGGCGGCAGCGGGGCCAACGGCGCAGCCGCACCACCAGGCGCATCGGGCTTCGGCGCGGCGAGATCCGGCAACGCGATTGGCGTGGGAGCATTCCCCATCGGCGGATTCATCGGCTTCGGAGCATCCAGCGGGGCAAGCTCCATCATTCCGGCAGGCGAGACGGGATTTCCCGACCCCATCGGCGGATTCGTCGGTTTTGCTGCATCTCCCGGCGCGGGATTCGGCGATGGATTTGGCGCAGGCGGCGGCTTGGGCGCATCCAACGGTTTGGTCGCATCGCCGGGCAATTGCAGATCCAACGGCGGCAGCGGAGCCAACGGTTCACCGCCGGGCTTGGCCATCGGATTCGCAGACGGCGTCGCCATCGGCGCGGGGGCGGGTGCCGGGGCGGACGGCGTCGCCATCGGCGCGGGTGCCGGAGCAGGCGGCGCGTTCAAATCGAGCTTCAAATCCGGCGGCGGTTTCGGCAGATCCGCGGCGGGCGTGCCCATCGGCTTGGGTGTATCCAATGGCGGCAGCGGGGCCAACGGCGCAACGGGAGCCGGTGCCCCACCGGGCGTCCCACCCGGAGCAGGCGGCGTGGCCAAATCGGGTAGCACCAAATCCAACGGTGGCTGTCCCATCGGAGCCGCAGGCGGCATGGGTGCCATCGGAGCGGGTTCGGCGGCGGCGGCTTGCATCACTTCATTGCTGGGGGCAGCGGCGGGTGGCGGCGGCGCAGTCGGTCCACGCGAAATCGACAATTTCGGCGATTTCTCAGGATTCGCATTCGGAACTGGGGCCGGATTCGCGCTCGGCTCCGATGGCAGATCCAACGCCAAATTCGGCGGCAGTTCCAGCTTGGCCGGTTCGTCCGGATTCCCGGCCGACTTCGATTTCGGCACGGGCGTGGGTGTTGGCGTCGATTCGGGGGCCGGTTTCTGTGGAATCAGTTGATCGAGATTCAATTCACCGCTCATCGGCGCATTCGGCGCTGTGGGCGGCGCTGCTGCTGGCGATGCTGTTGGGGTCGCGCTGGGCGGTGATGTCGAGGCAGGCGCAGGATTTCCGGCAGACGGAATCGGCTCGGGCGATGTGGCCGGCGAAGCCGAGGGAGTCGGCGGGGCTGCGGGTGGCGGTGGAGCGGCATCGGTGCTGCCCGTGCTTGCCAACGCCAGCACAGGAGTCTCGTTGCTGGGGATGTTGGCGATCACCAGCTTGGCGGTGACGACGCCCCCGACAAGGCTGAGGAAGCATCCCCCCATCAGCAGGCCGAACTTGGTCTCGCGGGTCATCCTGACCACCTCCCGAAATCATCCTGGAGAGTCTGCGGGCTGCCGCATGGCAACTCGCAATTTTGCACTGCGGGAACGGCTGTTCTGCCGCATCTCGGCGTCATCCGCCTGGATCGGCTTGCGGGTCCGTTCCTGCCAAATTTCCCCATTCCGAAACGCCTGCTTCACGCGGCGATCTTCCAACGAATGAAAGCTAATGATTCCCACCCGTCCGCCCGGTTTCACCCAGCGGGGCAACTCGGCGAGCAGTCGTTCGAGTGCGCCCAACTCATCGTTGACGGCAATTCGCAATGCTTGAAACACGCGGGTGGCGGGGTCCAAGCCGGCTCCGCCGCGGCCGTGATCCCGTCGTTCGCGGGGAACGCAGGATCGCACCAAGTCGGCCAGTGCGGATGTCGTCCGAATCGGCGTCGTCGTGCGGCGTTCGACAATGCGTCGGGCGATGCGTCGGCTATGACGTTCCTCGCCGTATTCCCAGAATAAATCCGCCAATGCTCGCTCATCCAAGCGGGCCACAAGATCGGCGGCGGTTTCGCCCAATTCCGCGGAGAGTCGCATATCCAACGGGCCATCCTGCCGAAAACTCAACCCCCGCTCGGCGGAATCGAGTTGATCCGAACAGAATCCCAAATCGGCGAGAACGCCATCGACCGCCGATACCCCAGCGCGTTCCAGCACGGCGGGGAACTGGTCGAAATTGGCGATGTACAGGCTGACCGGCAACCCGGCCAATCGCGGTTTGGCACCGGCGAGCATCCGTTCGTCTTGATCGATCCCAATCAGGCGGCCCGTGGGAGCAATCGCTTGAGCAATTCGCAGCGAATGCCCGCCCGCGCCAACGGTGGCATCCAGCCAAATTTCGCCCGGCTGCGGATCCAACCCCGCCAGCGTCGCTTCCATCAGAACCGAGACATGCCGCAGCGGAGTCACTCCCGAAGACGACTCGCCGACCGTTGGAGTTTCTGCTTCGCCGCGTTCGTTCATGACGCACTCGATTCTGTTCGCTGGGGAATACCCCATTTCACCCATCGGATCAATCCCGCCTGGATGATAGCAGATTCCATTTCGTCGGGTTTATCGATTTCGACCGGGTTGGTGGCGGGGAACTGGCCGCATTGCGGGAATCTACCCGCTTCTGCGAATCTGGGCGATTTCGGAAATTGGGCAATTCGCGGTCCCCTGTCGGTGATCCCTTGCCAGGCACTTAGGTTTTCGGATAATTCGGGCATGAATGCACCCACGCTACCCCCGATGCCCGCCGCGGATTCGGTTTATGCCGAGCGGCTGGCAGAACGTCAGACCGAATCCGCCCAACTCGCGGCCCAACTCGACCGCTTGGGACAAGCACGCGTCGGCCTGTTCCTGCTGGCGGGACTCATCGGCATCCTCGCACTGGGACCGAAATGGCTTTCCGGCTGGTGGCTGTTGCCGCTCTTGGCCGGATTCCTGGTGTTGTTGATCCGCTACGATCGCATCGAACAACGCTTATATCGGGCCAAGCGAGCCGTGCGCTATTATACGCTGGGACGGGAACGACTCGCGGGTCGGTGGGCCGGTCAGGGGAACACCGGCGAACGGCATTTGGATGATGGGCATTTGTTTGCCGCCGATCTCGACTTGTTCGGGAAAAATTCGCTATTCGAACGAATCTGTGCCGCTCGCACTCGGCCTGGCGAAACCCGACTCGCCGAATGGCTGAAATCCCCTGCCCCGCGCGAGGAAATTCTCGCCCGCCAGCATGCCGTCGCCGATCTCGCCCCGCGTGTCGAATTGCGCGAACGGTTGGCGATGCTGGGCGGCGAAATCCCCGGCAGCGTCGATACCGCCGGGCTGGTCAGTTGGGGCCAATCGCCGCCGGTGCCAGTGCCAATTCCCTGGCGTGCCTCGATTCGCACCCTGGGGGCCGCGAATCTGCTGGCCGCCGTCGCCATGCTCACCATGGGGCTACCGGGGGTGATTCTCGGTGGCGTTACCTTGGTCATTTCGGTGATCGTGATTTTGCCGCTGAGCCAGCGCATTGAGACGATTCTCACGCCGGTCGAATCGCGGGTCGGCGATCTCAACTTGCTGGCGCATGTGCTGGCCACGTTGGAGCAGCAAGCCTTTCATGCCCCCCGCTTGCAGGAACTGCACGCGCGGCTGATGGTCGCCGGAATGCCCCCCTCCCGGCAAATTGCCGAACTCACAGCGCTCGTGGAATGGCTGAACGCCCGGCGAAACGCCTTGTTTGCCCCCATCGCCGTGCTGCTTCTCTGGCGGACTCAGGCCGCGCTCTCCATCGAACGCTGGCGGCGCATCTCCGGCCCGGCCATCGCCGATTGGCTGGAAGCCGTCGCCAGCATGGAGGCACTCAGCTCGTTGGCTGGGTTCGCCTTCGAGGAGCCGAGCCACACCTTCCCGGAAATCCTCGACGCCGCCCCGACATTGGAAGCCGAGGAACTCGGGCACCCATTGTTGCCGCGGAATCGCTGCATTTGCAACGATGTCGCCATCACGCCGCCGCTGCAATTGCTGATGATTTCCGGGTCGAATATGTCGGGGAAATCGACGCTGCTGCGGAGCATGGGGACCAACTTGGTGCTGGCGTTGGCGGGTGGCACCGTGCGGGCGACCCGCATGCGCGTCACGCCGCTGGCGATTGGTGCCACGCTGCGGGTGCAAGATTCGCTGGCGGAAGGTCGCTCCCGATTTTTCGCGGAAATCACCCGCGTTCGCGCGGTGTTGGATCTGCTGCAAGGTCCGCTGCCAGTGCTGTTTCTGCTCGACGAAGTCTTTCATGGCACGAATTCGCACGATCGCGTCATTGGTGCCAGCGCCGTGATTCGCACCTTGCTCGCCGGTGGTGCCATTGGTTGCGTGACGACACACGATCTGTCGCTGACACAAACAACGGAGACGCTGGGCGACACGGCCAAGAATGTTCACTTTGCCGATCATTTTGCCGATGGGCAAATGTGCTTCGATTACACCATGCGGCCCGGTGTCGTGCCCAAATCGAATGCCCTGGCGTTGATGCGTGCCGTCGGCTTGGAAGTGTGACCCGCTCGCTCATTCCACGACGAACCGCCATCGATTCGCCGTGGGATGAGCGGCCCGACTCACCCCGGAAATGGGGTCACTGGCGCCGCGCTTGCACCTGATCCAACAGGCGGAACAGCACGGCGGTGATCTTCGGCGATGCCCCGGTTTCGAGGTAACTCGACCGAGCCCGCCAAGTCTCGTAGCCGCCCAGCGCATGATGTTCCGGCGTGGGCAGATAGCCGTTGTAGCCATTGGCCAGCGACACCGTAAACGATGGCTTCAGCGGGCTTTTCGCCTTGATTTCCAGGCCAATTTCGACAAACACCTCGCAGGGAATCGCCGTGATCCCCACGTCGCCAATTCGCATGGCTTGCAGCACCATCGGCACCGTGTCGGGATATTGATCCAGCAGCACAGTTTCGCGGGCGTAAATCGCGGGCAGTCCCTGAAGCACCGGCGTCTTCGAGGCAGCGATCAATTCGCGGGCCCGCTGCAATTCTTCGGCGCTGCCCTTGCGAACGCTCAGCGAAATTTCTTCCGTCGCCGCCGCAAGTGTCGTTTCCGAACGATATTGCATCGTCTTCAGCACACCCACCACCGTTTGGGCCACGCTATCGGCTACAATGCGCGCCTGCTCGCCGGGCCGCTTCGCCATCGGCGCGGGTGCCCCGTAATTGATATTGTTGATGTTGCCACTGGTGCCATTGGACATGATTCCGACAAAATTCGGATCATTTTCCGGGACATTCAGCAACGCCTTGAGCCGCTCCGCAAACATGCCGTAATAATCTGCCGACAATGCCGACACGCCCCCGACATAATGCAGCGAATAGTTCGCATACACGGCCAACGGCTTGCCATCCCGCGTGCGAACCGCCAGCACACTCACGCCCGGATCGACCGGCCCCGCCGACTTGGTCACACTCGGATTCTGATAGCCGGGATTCATCCGCACCCGGTCGCGCACCACGCCGAACGGATCGGCCACCGGCAGTTCCCCCTTGATGAACCACCGGCGATTGAACACTTGATCGGCATTCGTGCCTACGCCCCAACCGATCTCCGCCGCGATGCGCTTGCCATGGGCGGCAATCACACCGGCGGCAATTTTCTCGGCCAGAAATCCGGGATAATCCGGGTCTGCATCCGTCTGGAATAGCCCAATCGAAGCCGGTGCCGTGTGCGTATGCGTCGCGGAAATCAGCACATGCGACGCCGGGATGCCGATGCGCTCGGTGATGATTTTCTTCGCTCGATCCATGACTTCTCGGGGCACCATGCAGCTATCCACCGTCACCAGCGCCAGCGTGGTCTTGCCATCGTCCAGCACCAAGCAGCGCGCATGCAGCCGATCGGTCACCCCTTTGGCCAACGTGTTGGTCATGTTGCCATTGACGTTGATGGGGAATTTCGTCGGGGTAATGTCCTGAGCCACCGCCCCGGCACGGAGTTCCGCCGCCGTCGCCCCGCTGGGCAAGCCAAGCATCCCCGCCAGGCATAGCCCCAGGAGCGTCCGCATCCTCCGCCACCATGTTCCCGGTCGATTTGTCATGATGCCCCTCTCCCGAATCCGTCAATGACCTACCCAATCGGCAGCCTCCAGAGATACCCGATTCCCCGCCCGCTGGCAACGATCCACCCGCCGAAAATTCCGAATAGCGGAACGCATCTCGATTCCCCGCCGCCACGATTTTCCACTTCCGCCCGTGTCAGTGGGCAAACGCCTCGCCATGCGGTCTATACTGAGAGTGACCCGACTAACACGCGAAGGATGCGGACCGGATGCGCGCGTTTGCCGAACTCTACGCCAACCTCGACGCCACCACCAAAACCAATGTCAAAGTGGCGGCGATGGTTGAATATTTCTCCCAGACTCCCCCCGCCGAGGCGGCATGGGCCATCTACGTCCTCACCGGGCGCAAGTTGCGGCAACTCGTGCCCAATCGCAAACTCCGCGAATGGGCGATGGCCCGCGCCGGCATCAGCGAATGGTTATTTGAGGAATGCTACTCGGCCGTCGGCGATTCCGCAGAGACGATCGCATTGATTCTGCCCCAGACGGGCCGCAGCGTCACCGGCACACTGGATGAATGGATCGAACAGCGATTGTTGCCCCTGCGAACCATGAGCGAATCCGCCCAACAGACGGCGATTCTCTCTGCATGGGACGAAATGTCGCCCGCACAGGCATTCATTTACAACAAATTGATCACCGGCGCACTTCGAGTTGGCGTCTCGCAATTGCTCGTCGTGCGGGCCTTGGCCCAAGTCGCGGGCATTCCGGCGAATGTGATGAGCCACCGATTGATGGGCGACTGGTCGCCCACGCCGCGATTTTACGAGCAATTGCGAGACGCCACCACGACCGACGCCGACGCCAGCCGCCCCTATCCATTCTGTCTGGCCCACCCGTTGGAAGCGGAACCCGAGACATTGGGCGATGTTCACGAATGGATCGCAGAATGGAAATGGGACGGCATCCGCTCGCAATTGATTCGCCGTCAGGGGGCCGTATATTTGTGGAGCCGCGGCGAAGAACTCGTCACCGATCGCTACCCGGAACTGCGGGAGTTGGCCGAACAGTTGCCCGATGGAACGGTCATCGACGGCGAAATTCTCCCGTGGCGCGGCGAGCAGATGTTGCCGTTCGGCGAATTGCAACGCCGCATCGGCCGCAAATCCGTCAGCAAATCGCTGCTGGCCGAGGTGCCCGTGGTGCTGATGGCCTATGATTTACTCGAATTCGCGGGGCGCGATCTCCGAGAATCCCCGCTCATCGACCGTCGTCAAGCCTTGCAGCAACTCCATGCCCAATTGCAGGCCGGTTCCGCGTTGGCCAACGGACCGCATCCCGCCGCCGCCCGATTGCGACTTTCCCCGACCGTCGCCGCCGAATCCTGGGCGGAATTGCATCACATCCGCGGCGAAAGCCGATCCCGGCAAGTCGAAGGACTGATGCTCAAACGGCGCGATTCCGCTTACCGCGTTGGCCGAGTCCGCGGCGATTGGTGGAAGTGGAAGATTCAGCCATTCAGCGTCGATGCCGTGCTGATGTACGCGCAACGAGGCAGCGGCAAACGCGCAAGTCTTTACACCGATTACACGTTCGGCGTCTGGGACGGCGGAATGCTCGTGCCGTTCGCCAAGGCCTACAGCGGCCTGACCGATGCCGAAATCGCCCAAGTGGATGCGTTCATTCGGGCGAACACCGTCGAAAAATTCGGCCCTGTTCGCACGGTGAAGCCGGAATTGGTATTTGAACTCGGCTTTGAAGGCATTCAACGCTCAACTCGGCACAAATCCGGTGTCGCGGTGCGGTTCCCACGCATGCTTCGCCAGCGGTTCGATAAGCCCGCCGCCGAAGCCGACTCGTTGGATGCGGTCAAAGCCCTGATCGCCCTGTCGCCGGAAGCCACCGATGCGGATTTCGACACCGACTCCGCCGCCGATTCTCAAGCCGATGCCGCACCATCGACTGCGCTGACGCCGGATGCGCCCAAACGCCGATCCACTGCGGATCGCAAGCGTGCAACGAAACCGACAACGCAGCGTTCCGGATCCGATGCATCTTTGGATCGCCCGATGACAACTGGCGATCTCTTTGGATCGGTGGATTCCGAATGAGCGACGCCGCGTCCGCAACCGCCATCGGCTGGATGGAGGCCTGGTTTGCCCGCCACGGCTGGTCGCCCTTCCCGTTTCAGCGGGAAGTCTGGGCCGCCTTCGGCGCGGGCGAAAGCGGGCTGATTCACTCCGCCACCGGCACAGGCAAAACCTACGCCGCCTTCCTGGGGCCGGTGTTGGAATCGCTCGCGGAACTGGCTGCGACCGGATTCCAACCTCGCTCGCCGGAAGATCCGGAATCGACCGAATCCGCACCACGAAAACGATCCCGCCGCAAATCCACCGCATCCGCCGAACCGCTGCGCGTCGTGTGGCTGACGCCGCTGCGTGCATTGGCCGCCGACACCCAGCAGGCATTGGAAGCGCCCATTGCCGGGCTGGGCATGCCGTGGACAATCGGCGCTCGGACTGGCGACACCAGCAGCAGCCTCAAAAGCCGCCAACTGGAACGCCTGCCCACGGTGTTGGTGACGACGCCGGAAAGCCTCTGTTTGTTGCTCACCCGTCCGGAAGCCCGGCAATGGTTTGCCTCACTGCGGGCCGTGATTTGCGATGAATGGCACGAATTACTCGCCTCGAAACGCGGCGTGCAAGCGGAACTCGCACTCGCACGATTGCGTCAATTTTCCCCGCAATTGCGCACCTGGGGCGTATCCGCCACGCTGGGCAATCTGGAAACGGCGATGCACACGCTGCTGGGCCGCATCATCGATGCCACCACCGGCGAAGAGGTGCCCCGTCCCGGTCGCATGGTCCGTGGCGCCGCCGACAAAATCACCCGCATCGATAGCATTTTGCCCAAAACCATCGAGCGATTCCCCTGGTCCGGGCATATCGGCCTGACGCTGCTCAAGCCGGTGGTGGAAACCATCGAACAGGGCCAATCCGCCTTGGTATTCACGAATACTCGGGCGCAAACGGAAATCTGGTATCAGGCGATTTTGGATACCCGTCCGGACTGGGCGGGGCAGATTGCGCTGCATCATGGTTCGCTGGATCGCAAGGTGCGCGATTGGGTCGAAAATGGCCTGCGGGATGGTTCGCTGCGGTGTGTCGTCTGCACCTCGTCGCTGGATTTGGGGGTCGATTTTTCCCCGGTGGATCAAGTCGTGCAGATCGGTTCGCCCAAGGGGGTGGCCCGATTGTTGCAGCGTGCCGGGCGAAGCGGCCACCAGCCCGGCGCGGTCAGCCGCATCACCTTTGTCCCCACCAACGCTCTGGAATGCCTGGAAATCGCGGCCACTCGTCAAGCGGCGGCGGCGGGCAAAATCGAAGGCCGCATTCCCTTCGATCAACCGCTCGATGTCTTGGCCCAGCATTTGGTTACGGTGGCATGCGGCGAGGGATTCTTCGCCCCGGAATTCTTCGCGGAAATCCGCAGCACCCATGCCTACCGCGATCTCAGCGCCGACGAATTCGAGTGGGTCTTGGATTTCGCCATGCGCGGCGGCGAACCGCTGCGAGCGTACCCGGAATTTCAGCGAATCACCCGTGATTCCGAGGGGCGATACACCGTCGCCAGCGATGGAGTCCGTCGCCGACATCGACTCAGTTTGGGCACCATTGTCGGCGATTCCGCCATCTTGGTGCGCTACCTCACCGGCGGCAAACTGGGCAGCATCGAAGAGAGCTTCATCTCCCGGCTGAAAGTCGGCGATCGCTTCATTTTTGCCGGCAAACCGCTGGAATTGGCCAAATTGCAAGACGCGACCGCATTCGTCCGCAAGGCCAAAAAATCCGACGGGGCGATTCCCCGCTGGACCGGCAGCCGCATGCCGTTGTCCACCGAGTTGGCCGACGCCGTCCGCGATCAACTTCAGCAAGCCAAACTGGGGAAATGGAGCAGTTCCGTGGAATTGCAGGCCATGCGGCCAATTCTCGATGTCCAATCACGCTGGTCGAGCATCCCCAGCGAGGGGGAATTTCTCATCGAACGCCTGCGCAACCGCGAAGGGTGGCACCTGTTCGCCTACCCGTTTGCCGGGCGATTGGTCCACGAGGGGCTGGCATCGCTGCTGGCGTACCGATTATCGCAGTTGCAGCCCATCAGTTTCACCATCGCCATCAACGATTACGGCATGGAATTGCTCGCGCCGCAAGCCTTCGATTGGCGATTGGAAACTCTCCAACAGATGCTCCAGCCGGTGCGATTGGCCGATGATATTCTCGCCAGTTTGAACGCGGGCGAAATGGCCAAACGCGCCTTTCGGGAAATCGCGCGGGTGGCCGGGCTGATTGTCCCCGGCATGCCCGGTTCGCCAAAATCGACCAAACAATTGCAGGCATCCAGTTCGTTATTTTTCCAGGTATTCGTCGAACACGACCCGGAAAATCTGCTGTTGCACCAGGCGCGGCGCGAAGTGCTGGAACGGCAATTGGAATTCGTGCGATTACGCGATACCCTGCAACGGCTGCAATCCAGCGAGTGGACGATTCGGGATGTCGAACGCCCCACGCCGCTGGCGTTTCCGCTGCTGGTTGACCGCATCCGCGAAGGGATTTCTTCGGAGAAACTCGCCGATCGGGTCCGCCGCATGACCTTGGAATTGGAGCGGGCCGCCGACAACGTCCCAACGAACGCCTTGCGAAGATCGTAATCATGCCAACCGATGTCACCATTCCGCTTGCAGGCGAAATTGTCTGGCTTCTGCCCGAGCGTGCGCTGTTTTGGCCCCGCACCGAGACGCTGATGATCGCCGACTTGCACCTGGGCAAGGCCGCCACCTTCCGCCAGGCCGCCATTGCTGTGCCCGAAGGCATCACCGAGGCCGACTTGGACCGACTCTCCGCAGCAATCACACGCACCGGAAGTCGGCGGCTGGTGATTCTGGGCGATCTGATTCATGCCAAAGCGGGCCGTTCGCCGACTCTGCTGCAATCGGTAGCGACTTGGCGCGACCAGCATCCGACTTTGGAAATGCTTCTCGTCCGGGGAAATCACGATCGCGGTGCGGGCGATCCCCCCGCCGCCTGGAACATTCGCTGTGTGGATGATCCCACCTTGGAGGCACCGTTCTGGCTCTGTCACATCCCGCAGGCGCACGA
This DNA window, taken from Tuwongella immobilis, encodes the following:
- a CDS encoding LysM peptidoglycan-binding domain-containing protein; translation: MTRETKFGLLMGGCFLSLVGGVVTAKLVIANIPSNETPVLALASTGSTDAAPPPPAAPPTPSASPATSPEPIPSAGNPAPASTSPPSATPTASPAAAPPTAPNAPMSGELNLDQLIPQKPAPESTPTPTPVPKSKSAGNPDEPAKLELPPNLALDLPSEPSANPAPVPNANPEKSPKLSISRGPTAPPPPAAAPSNEVMQAAAAEPAPMAPMPPAAPMGQPPLDLVLPDLATPPAPGGTPGGAPAPVAPLAPLPPLDTPKPMGTPAADLPKPPPDLKLDLNAPPAPAPAPMATPSAPAPAPAPMATPSANPMAKPGGEPLAPLPPLDLQLPGDATKPLDAPKPPPAPNPSPNPAPGDAAKPTNPPMGSGNPVSPAGMMELAPLDAPKPMNPPMGNAPTPIALPDLAAPKPDAPGGAAAPLAPLPPLDTPKPMGTPGGAGDLMLPPDPPKLDNSKPNPASPPLAIPGGPVGTPVGSPVGTPVGNPAAVPMTPKPMTGNAFEPVPNPVPMANPMAVVTPMATPVANPAPTPMPTPMANVGSASPMPMAKPPTPPKPNAGANAATDSRVDSYDEDLHPCQVTDSYAAISKRYYLDDGYSRALESYNREMPVGDGNPVSLQPGTYVRIPPIRILEKKYPSLVPQRPPVGGAGMLAGNAPPGNAPSGNATTPANGANGAAVDPTRSVNLASIGRPKPSASDRFYPDYTVPDRGETLSEIARRTLGTTAEWRRIWELNRNFNPSERIPGGTRLRLPPGARIPTDY
- the rsmH gene encoding 16S rRNA (cytosine(1402)-N(4))-methyltransferase RsmH — translated: MNERGEAETPTVGESSSGVTPLRHVSVLMEATLAGLDPQPGEIWLDATVGAGGHSLRIAQAIAPTGRLIGIDQDERMLAGAKPRLAGLPVSLYIANFDQFPAVLERAGVSAVDGVLADLGFCSDQLDSAERGLSFRQDGPLDMRLSAELGETAADLVARLDERALADLFWEYGEERHSRRIARRIVERRTTTPIRTTSALADLVRSCVPRERRDHGRGGAGLDPATRVFQALRIAVNDELGALERLLAELPRWVKPGGRVGIISFHSLEDRRVKQAFRNGEIWQERTRKPIQADDAEMRQNSRSRSAKLRVAMRQPADSPG
- a CDS encoding MutS-related protein, translating into MNAPTLPPMPAADSVYAERLAERQTESAQLAAQLDRLGQARVGLFLLAGLIGILALGPKWLSGWWLLPLLAGFLVLLIRYDRIEQRLYRAKRAVRYYTLGRERLAGRWAGQGNTGERHLDDGHLFAADLDLFGKNSLFERICAARTRPGETRLAEWLKSPAPREEILARQHAVADLAPRVELRERLAMLGGEIPGSVDTAGLVSWGQSPPVPVPIPWRASIRTLGAANLLAAVAMLTMGLPGVILGGVTLVISVIVILPLSQRIETILTPVESRVGDLNLLAHVLATLEQQAFHAPRLQELHARLMVAGMPPSRQIAELTALVEWLNARRNALFAPIAVLLLWRTQAALSIERWRRISGPAIADWLEAVASMEALSSLAGFAFEEPSHTFPEILDAAPTLEAEELGHPLLPRNRCICNDVAITPPLQLLMISGSNMSGKSTLLRSMGTNLVLALAGGTVRATRMRVTPLAIGATLRVQDSLAEGRSRFFAEITRVRAVLDLLQGPLPVLFLLDEVFHGTNSHDRVIGASAVIRTLLAGGAIGCVTTHDLSLTQTTETLGDTAKNVHFADHFADGQMCFDYTMRPGVVPKSNALALMRAVGLEV
- a CDS encoding ATP-dependent DNA ligase, with protein sequence MRAFAELYANLDATTKTNVKVAAMVEYFSQTPPAEAAWAIYVLTGRKLRQLVPNRKLREWAMARAGISEWLFEECYSAVGDSAETIALILPQTGRSVTGTLDEWIEQRLLPLRTMSESAQQTAILSAWDEMSPAQAFIYNKLITGALRVGVSQLLVVRALAQVAGIPANVMSHRLMGDWSPTPRFYEQLRDATTTDADASRPYPFCLAHPLEAEPETLGDVHEWIAEWKWDGIRSQLIRRQGAVYLWSRGEELVTDRYPELRELAEQLPDGTVIDGEILPWRGEQMLPFGELQRRIGRKSVSKSLLAEVPVVLMAYDLLEFAGRDLRESPLIDRRQALQQLHAQLQAGSALANGPHPAAARLRLSPTVAAESWAELHHIRGESRSRQVEGLMLKRRDSAYRVGRVRGDWWKWKIQPFSVDAVLMYAQRGSGKRASLYTDYTFGVWDGGMLVPFAKAYSGLTDAEIAQVDAFIRANTVEKFGPVRTVKPELVFELGFEGIQRSTRHKSGVAVRFPRMLRQRFDKPAAEADSLDAVKALIALSPEATDADFDTDSAADSQADAAPSTALTPDAPKRRSTADRKRATKPTTQRSGSDASLDRPMTTGDLFGSVDSE
- a CDS encoding ligase-associated DNA damage response DEXH box helicase gives rise to the protein MSDAASATAIGWMEAWFARHGWSPFPFQREVWAAFGAGESGLIHSATGTGKTYAAFLGPVLESLAELAATGFQPRSPEDPESTESAPRKRSRRKSTASAEPLRVVWLTPLRALAADTQQALEAPIAGLGMPWTIGARTGDTSSSLKSRQLERLPTVLVTTPESLCLLLTRPEARQWFASLRAVICDEWHELLASKRGVQAELALARLRQFSPQLRTWGVSATLGNLETAMHTLLGRIIDATTGEEVPRPGRMVRGAADKITRIDSILPKTIERFPWSGHIGLTLLKPVVETIEQGQSALVFTNTRAQTEIWYQAILDTRPDWAGQIALHHGSLDRKVRDWVENGLRDGSLRCVVCTSSLDLGVDFSPVDQVVQIGSPKGVARLLQRAGRSGHQPGAVSRITFVPTNALECLEIAATRQAAAAGKIEGRIPFDQPLDVLAQHLVTVACGEGFFAPEFFAEIRSTHAYRDLSADEFEWVLDFAMRGGEPLRAYPEFQRITRDSEGRYTVASDGVRRRHRLSLGTIVGDSAILVRYLTGGKLGSIEESFISRLKVGDRFIFAGKPLELAKLQDATAFVRKAKKSDGAIPRWTGSRMPLSTELADAVRDQLQQAKLGKWSSSVELQAMRPILDVQSRWSSIPSEGEFLIERLRNREGWHLFAYPFAGRLVHEGLASLLAYRLSQLQPISFTIAINDYGMELLAPQAFDWRLETLQQMLQPVRLADDILASLNAGEMAKRAFREIARVAGLIVPGMPGSPKSTKQLQASSSLFFQVFVEHDPENLLLHQARREVLERQLEFVRLRDTLQRLQSSEWTIRDVERPTPLAFPLLVDRIREGISSEKLADRVRRMTLELERAADNVPTNALRRS
- the pdeM gene encoding ligase-associated DNA damage response endonuclease PdeM; this encodes MPTDVTIPLAGEIVWLLPERALFWPRTETLMIADLHLGKAATFRQAAIAVPEGITEADLDRLSAAITRTGSRRLVILGDLIHAKAGRSPTLLQSVATWRDQHPTLEMLLVRGNHDRGAGDPPAAWNIRCVDDPTLEAPFWLCHIPQAHDGGYALAGHWHPSVRLRGAGGDRLTLPCFYFAADHGVLPAFTRFSGKGIIEPAVNSRVFVIADDEVLAVQ